From Cellulophaga lytica DSM 7489, a single genomic window includes:
- a CDS encoding pyridoxal phosphate-dependent aminotransferase has product MITADRLEHIQEYYFSKKLREVRGLMANGKPIINMGIGSPDLAPSEIVVDAIKNAVEDTGAHQYQSYQGLPELRESIAAFYKNNFSVTADPLNEILPLMGSKEGILHISMAFLNVGDAALIPNPGYPTYTSVTNLVGAEPMYYDLVSDNNWFPDLDALEKQDLSKVKIMWVCYPHMPTGAVATKEQLQKLVAFALKNNILLVNDNPYSFVLNTAPTSILSIEGAKDCALELNSLSKTFNMAGWRVGMVLGSAEHINAVLKVKSNMDSGMFYGIQKGAIAALKSSKDWFTELNKVYATRRDLIFQLADKLNCTYDKNAVGMFVWAKLPIGSISSEEFIDEVLYSKDVFITPGTIFGSNGEGYIRFSLCVTQEKIKEAISRF; this is encoded by the coding sequence ATGATAACTGCAGATAGATTAGAACATATACAGGAATACTATTTTTCTAAAAAACTTAGAGAAGTACGTGGGTTAATGGCCAATGGTAAGCCTATTATTAATATGGGAATTGGTAGTCCAGATTTGGCACCATCTGAAATAGTCGTAGATGCTATAAAAAATGCAGTAGAAGATACAGGTGCACACCAATACCAAAGCTACCAAGGGTTACCAGAATTAAGAGAAAGCATAGCTGCTTTTTATAAAAATAATTTTAGTGTTACTGCAGATCCACTTAATGAAATTTTACCATTAATGGGATCCAAAGAAGGTATTTTACACATTAGCATGGCTTTTTTAAATGTTGGTGATGCGGCTTTAATTCCAAACCCAGGATACCCAACATATACATCTGTAACTAATTTAGTAGGAGCAGAACCTATGTATTATGACCTTGTATCAGATAATAATTGGTTTCCTGATTTAGATGCTTTAGAAAAGCAAGATTTATCTAAGGTAAAAATAATGTGGGTATGTTACCCGCATATGCCAACAGGAGCTGTGGCAACTAAAGAACAATTACAAAAGTTAGTTGCATTTGCCTTAAAAAACAATATTTTATTGGTGAATGATAACCCTTATAGTTTTGTTTTAAATACTGCGCCAACAAGCATTTTAAGTATAGAAGGAGCTAAAGATTGTGCCTTAGAATTAAACTCGCTTAGCAAAACTTTTAATATGGCCGGCTGGCGTGTAGGTATGGTTTTGGGAAGCGCAGAACATATAAATGCTGTATTAAAAGTAAAAAGTAATATGGACTCTGGTATGTTTTATGGTATACAAAAAGGAGCTATAGCAGCATTAAAAAGTAGTAAAGATTGGTTTACAGAATTAAATAAGGTGTATGCTACACGTAGAGATTTAATTTTTCAATTAGCAGACAAGTTAAATTGTACTTATGATAAAAATGCTGTAGGAATGTTTGTTTGGGCAAAGCTGCCTATAGGTAGTATTTCATCAGAAGAATTTATAGATGAAGTATTGTACAGTAAAGATGTGTTTATAACACCAGGAACGATTTTTGGAAGTAACGGAGAAGGGTATATACGTTTTTCATTATGTGTAACCCAAGAGAAAATTAAAGAAGCAATAAGTAGATTTTAA
- a CDS encoding prephenate dehydrogenase — protein MNVFVIGIGLIGGSMAKDIKRINASAKIYGVDINDAHIEEALSLGVIDQKASYHDLQLADVVIVSIPVDVMVVELPKILDAINDDAIVLDAGSTKGLICKQVENHPKRRNFIACHPIAGTEFSGPSAAIENLFKGKTNIICEVEKTAFKLQEKALDLFRDMGMRIRYMNVDAHDKHIAYVSHLSHISSFMLGKTVIEKEKNERDIFDMAGSGFESTVRLAKSSPAMWTPIFKQNKTNVLETLEEYIQNLKAFKEMIEEDNYTGIYNEMESTNKIKEILKGIPQNKN, from the coding sequence ATGAACGTATTTGTAATTGGCATAGGATTAATAGGTGGCTCAATGGCCAAGGATATTAAAAGAATAAATGCTAGTGCTAAAATTTATGGTGTAGATATTAATGATGCACATATAGAAGAGGCATTGTCTTTAGGCGTAATAGACCAAAAGGCAAGTTATCATGATTTGCAGTTGGCAGATGTAGTAATTGTTAGTATTCCTGTAGATGTAATGGTAGTAGAGTTGCCAAAAATATTAGATGCTATTAATGATGATGCTATTGTATTGGATGCAGGTTCTACAAAAGGCTTAATTTGTAAACAGGTAGAAAACCACCCTAAAAGGAGGAATTTTATAGCCTGTCATCCTATAGCTGGTACAGAGTTTAGTGGTCCGTCTGCAGCTATAGAAAATTTGTTTAAAGGCAAAACAAATATTATTTGCGAAGTAGAAAAAACAGCATTTAAGTTGCAGGAAAAAGCATTAGATCTTTTTAGAGATATGGGTATGCGTATACGTTATATGAATGTAGATGCTCATGACAAACACATAGCTTACGTGTCTCATTTATCTCATATTAGTTCTTTTATGTTAGGAAAAACGGTTATTGAAAAAGAAAAGAATGAACGCGATATATTTGATATGGCAGGCAGTGGATTTGAGAGTACTGTGCGTTTAGCAAAAAGTTCACCAGCAATGTGGACGCCAATTTTTAAGCAGAATAAAACAAATGTTTTAGAAACATTAGAAGAGTACATTCAGAATTTAAAAGCCTTTAAAGAAATGATTGAAGAAGACAATTATACAGGCATTTATAATGAAATGGAAAGTACAAACAAGATAAAAGAAATATTAAAAGGAATACCCCAGAATAAAAATTAA
- a CDS encoding prephenate dehydratase, with protein sequence MALKIAIQGIKGSNHHQVANEFFGEDVELVECLSFDELIHQLMTGYADKAVMAIENSIAGSIIPNYALVYNNDLHIIGEHYLNIHHHLMALEGQKIEDIQEVHSHPMALLQCKDFLKAYSHIKLVESVDTAETAQRIEKDNLKGIAAIAPKVASELYNLEVVASEIQTISNNATRFIILKKENKELPEEEINKASLRFVLDHKRGSLAAVLNVMSDCNLNLTKIQSLPVIEQPWKYSFFVDVTFLKYKDYKKAKALLQIMAEEFKVLGEYKNARG encoded by the coding sequence ATGGCATTAAAAATTGCAATACAAGGTATAAAGGGTTCTAACCACCACCAAGTAGCTAATGAGTTTTTTGGTGAAGATGTAGAATTGGTAGAGTGTCTTTCTTTTGATGAGCTAATTCATCAACTAATGACGGGTTACGCAGATAAAGCAGTTATGGCTATAGAAAACTCAATTGCAGGTTCTATAATACCAAATTATGCGCTTGTTTATAATAACGATTTACATATAATTGGAGAGCATTATCTAAATATTCATCATCATTTAATGGCTTTAGAAGGTCAAAAAATTGAAGATATACAAGAGGTACATTCTCACCCAATGGCACTATTACAATGTAAAGATTTTTTAAAAGCATACTCACATATAAAATTGGTAGAATCTGTAGATACAGCAGAAACAGCACAGCGTATAGAAAAAGATAACTTAAAAGGTATTGCGGCTATTGCGCCAAAAGTAGCATCAGAATTATACAATTTAGAAGTTGTAGCATCAGAAATACAAACCATTTCTAATAATGCAACCCGTTTTATTATTCTTAAAAAGGAAAATAAAGAGTTGCCAGAAGAAGAAATAAACAAGGCATCATTACGCTTTGTTTTAGACCATAAACGTGGCAGTTTAGCGGCAGTTTTAAATGTAATGAGCGATTGTAACCTTAACTTAACAAAAATACAATCACTACCAGTAATAGAACAACCTTGGAAATACTCTTTCTTTGTAGATGTAACTTTTTTAAAGTACAAAGATTATAAAAAAGCCAAAGCCTTATTGCAAATTATGGCAGAAGAATTTAAAGTTTTAGGAGAATACAAAAATGCAAGAGGATGA